One window of Rhodospirillaceae bacterium genomic DNA carries:
- a CDS encoding tyrosine-type recombinase/integrase, with the protein MRGERRRTISNRMVAALEVERDTVFWDRELRGFGVRAYPGGGKVYVAQARGPKGPRRVTVGRHGVVNAEEAKRRAALIIARVKAGEDPVPEPLAAKRVQGPTVVDLAARYLEKHVAVRCKPKTARTTRSVVERHIVPGLGGLALAAVEPRHVLDLHHGLSDRPAMANMTVAVLSHMYKLAEGWGMVADGVNPCGSVARYPAKRRERFLTDAEFEKLGRVLDEAAVEGGASAGAVAAIRLLMLTGCRKNEILTLQWKDVDLDAGELALADAKTGPRAVPLPPSAARLLAALPRKPGNPWVIPGHKPGTHMTDIDGAWQTLRERAGLKGVRIHDLRHSYASRALALGESLPMIGKLLGHRQVETTARYAHLARESVHEAAARIADSIAADVL; encoded by the coding sequence ATGAGGGGGGAGCGGCGGCGGACGATCTCCAACCGCATGGTGGCGGCGCTGGAGGTCGAGCGGGACACGGTGTTCTGGGACCGGGAGCTGAGGGGCTTCGGGGTGAGGGCCTATCCCGGCGGCGGCAAGGTCTACGTGGCGCAGGCGCGGGGGCCGAAGGGACCGAGGCGGGTCACGGTGGGGCGCCACGGGGTGGTGAACGCCGAGGAGGCGAAGCGGCGGGCGGCGCTGATCATCGCGCGGGTGAAGGCCGGCGAGGACCCGGTGCCCGAGCCGCTGGCGGCGAAGCGGGTGCAGGGGCCGACGGTGGTCGATCTTGCGGCGCGCTATCTGGAGAAGCACGTCGCGGTGCGCTGCAAGCCGAAGACCGCGAGGACGACGCGCAGCGTGGTGGAACGGCATATCGTGCCGGGGCTCGGCGGCCTGGCGCTGGCGGCGGTCGAGCCCCGCCACGTGCTCGATCTGCATCACGGTCTCAGCGACCGGCCCGCGATGGCGAACATGACGGTGGCGGTGCTGTCGCACATGTACAAACTCGCCGAGGGCTGGGGCATGGTGGCGGACGGGGTCAACCCGTGCGGGTCGGTGGCGCGGTATCCGGCCAAGCGCCGCGAGCGCTTCCTGACCGACGCGGAGTTCGAGAAGCTGGGCCGGGTGCTGGACGAGGCGGCGGTCGAGGGCGGGGCGTCGGCGGGCGCGGTGGCGGCGATCCGTCTGCTGATGCTGACGGGGTGCCGCAAGAACGAGATCCTGACGCTGCAATGGAAGGACGTTGACCTCGACGCGGGCGAGCTGGCGCTTGCCGACGCGAAGACCGGTCCGCGCGCGGTGCCGCTGCCGCCGTCGGCGGCGCGGCTGCTGGCGGCGCTGCCCCGCAAGCCCGGCAATCCCTGGGTCATACCGGGGCACAAGCCGGGCACGCACATGACCGACATCGACGGCGCCTGGCAGACGCTCCGGGAGCGCGCCGGGCTGAAAGGCGTGAGAATCCATGACCTCAGGCACAGCTACGCCTCGCGGGCTCTGGCGCTGGGGGAGAGCCTGCCGATGATCGGCAAGCTGCTGGGCCACCGCCAGGTCGAGACCACGGCGCGCTATGCGCACCTCGCGCGCGAGTCGGTGCACGAGGCGGCGGCCAGGATCGCCGACAGCATCGCCGCCGACGTACTATAG